A section of the Mesorhizobium loti genome encodes:
- a CDS encoding Lrp/AsnC family transcriptional regulator, producing MLSEAEQALLSLLRANARASTAELARRLGVSRTTVQSRIERLEQRGIIAGYGVRLSADYEQGLVKAHVLLTVTPKLADRVVRALQALPPVRTLHSVSGNFDMIVIVDAPSIRDLDALLDQIGAMEGVERTSSSIILSTRIDR from the coding sequence ATGCTCAGTGAAGCCGAACAGGCCCTGCTTTCCCTGCTGCGCGCCAACGCACGCGCCTCGACGGCCGAACTGGCGCGGCGGCTCGGCGTGTCGCGCACCACGGTGCAGAGCCGGATCGAACGGCTGGAGCAGCGCGGCATCATTGCAGGCTACGGCGTCAGGCTCTCGGCCGACTATGAGCAAGGGCTGGTCAAGGCACATGTGCTGCTCACCGTCACGCCGAAGCTTGCCGACAGAGTGGTGCGGGCTCTGCAGGCGCTGCCGCCGGTCAGGACGCTGCATTCCGTCAGCGGCAATTTCGACATGATCGTCATTGTCGACGCCCCGTCGATCCGCGACCTCGACGCGCTGCTCGACCAGATCGGCGCCATGGAGGGGGTCGAGCGGACCTCATCGTCGATCATCCTGTCGACGCGCATCGACCGGTGA
- a CDS encoding phosphatase PAP2 family protein produces the protein MYQFDAAITAWINTWAGHASTIDSVMIGVSTAGVPLLVLAVVAQWWVPRADPAIRHVLIAAGLSFLIGLGINQLILLFVQRVRPYEAHVTHLIIDRTVDFSFPSDHATASFAIAAAFLVHGLSRRGFWFLAAALLIGLSRVYLGTHYASDILGGAATGFLAAGLVRLAYRENTRLDRLVTGIL, from the coding sequence ATGTATCAATTCGACGCCGCGATCACCGCCTGGATCAACACATGGGCCGGACATGCTTCGACGATTGATTCCGTGATGATCGGGGTCTCGACGGCAGGCGTGCCGCTGCTGGTGCTGGCGGTCGTGGCGCAGTGGTGGGTGCCGCGTGCCGATCCGGCCATCCGTCATGTCCTGATAGCGGCCGGTCTTTCTTTCCTTATCGGGCTTGGCATCAACCAGCTGATCCTGCTGTTCGTGCAACGGGTTCGCCCTTACGAAGCGCATGTCACGCACCTGATCATCGACAGGACCGTCGATTTCTCGTTCCCGTCCGACCATGCGACGGCAAGTTTCGCCATCGCGGCGGCCTTTCTTGTCCACGGCCTGTCCCGGCGCGGATTCTGGTTCCTTGCGGCCGCGCTGCTGATCGGGCTGTCGCGCGTCTATCTCGGTACCCACTACGCCAGCGACATTCTCGGTGGCGCCGCGACCGGCTTTCTGGCCGCGGGCCTGGTTCGCCTCGCGTACCGGGAAAACACCCGGCTCGATCGGCTGGTCACTGGAATACTTTGA
- a CDS encoding ArnT family glycosyltransferase — translation MALLVFFFLIFRIGLASVIPLSIDEAYAVVVSRSHSLSYFDHPPIGFALARFMADISGCECRLLVRLPYVLLGSASALLLFALTRYAYGAVAAFWAVAWYTVAPFFLISAGHFVVPDGPLDFFLLAAACLAAPMLLGAETRFALLRWCAAGVALGLALMSKYQAGLFCMSALLVLLLTKPGRDQLRTAGPWVAGAIATLGLLPVIIWNVDHAWISLAFQSGRGTANEGHLLHPGNLAVTLLGQALYVWPPIWLVAMACLWRGAWAGSATDRFFVLLSALPVVFFDLIALFSAHSLPHWSMSGFLFAFPLVGQWCGAFSMRRRTLLIVSIVIAAAVVPLLATGFAVQATTGALTRPFFQRAPKFDVNWQLVDWSALTDSKVADEIRRANGYVVASNWMQAAKLGYELGPDIPVDVLPGDPRHFQFMDRRRLATQATGFFIGAMNFRDDEAAQEKAYRDNLGGLFVVDGDARHITQRISGFPVFDMLILPVKRVAPPLSKADGQPSGGQP, via the coding sequence ATGGCACTTCTCGTCTTCTTCTTCCTGATCTTCAGGATAGGGCTTGCGTCGGTCATCCCACTTTCGATTGACGAAGCCTATGCGGTGGTGGTGTCGCGCAGCCACTCGCTTTCCTATTTCGATCATCCTCCGATCGGCTTCGCGCTTGCCCGGTTCATGGCGGATATTTCCGGCTGCGAATGCCGGCTTTTGGTGAGACTTCCCTATGTGTTGCTCGGCTCCGCGTCGGCGTTGCTGCTGTTCGCGCTGACCCGATACGCCTATGGCGCCGTTGCCGCATTCTGGGCCGTGGCCTGGTATACGGTCGCTCCGTTCTTTCTTATTTCCGCCGGCCATTTCGTCGTTCCCGACGGGCCGCTTGATTTCTTTCTGCTGGCCGCCGCCTGCCTGGCCGCACCGATGCTTCTCGGCGCTGAAACCCGGTTTGCCCTTCTGCGCTGGTGTGCGGCCGGCGTCGCGCTCGGGCTGGCGCTGATGTCGAAATATCAGGCCGGTCTGTTCTGCATGTCCGCCCTGCTGGTCCTGCTGCTGACGAAGCCCGGACGGGACCAGCTTCGAACCGCCGGGCCATGGGTGGCCGGCGCCATTGCGACACTTGGTCTGCTGCCGGTCATAATATGGAACGTGGATCATGCCTGGATTTCCCTGGCATTCCAGTCCGGCCGGGGTACCGCCAACGAAGGCCATCTCCTGCATCCCGGCAACCTTGCCGTGACATTGCTCGGCCAGGCGCTCTATGTTTGGCCGCCGATCTGGCTGGTCGCCATGGCGTGCCTGTGGCGAGGCGCCTGGGCCGGCTCGGCAACGGATCGCTTCTTCGTGCTGCTTTCGGCGCTGCCCGTCGTGTTCTTCGACCTGATCGCCCTGTTCAGTGCCCACTCGCTGCCGCACTGGTCGATGAGTGGCTTCCTATTTGCCTTTCCGCTCGTCGGCCAATGGTGCGGCGCATTTTCGATGCGCAGGCGAACGCTGCTCATCGTGTCCATCGTTATCGCCGCCGCTGTCGTTCCGCTTCTGGCCACCGGGTTTGCGGTGCAGGCGACAACCGGCGCCTTGACCAGGCCATTTTTCCAGAGGGCGCCGAAGTTCGACGTCAACTGGCAGCTCGTCGACTGGTCCGCGCTGACGGACAGCAAGGTTGCCGACGAGATCAGGCGCGCCAACGGATATGTCGTTGCCTCGAACTGGATGCAGGCGGCAAAGCTTGGCTACGAACTTGGCCCGGACATTCCGGTCGACGTGCTTCCTGGAGATCCGCGCCACTTCCAGTTCATGGACCGCAGGCGACTCGCCACCCAAGCCACCGGCTTCTTCATCGGCGCCATGAATTTCCGCGACGACGAGGCCGCCCAGGAAAAAGCCTATCGCGACAATCTCGGCGGCCTGTTCGTCGTCGACGGCGACGCCCGGCACATAACGCAACGGATCTCCGGATTTCCGGTCTTCGACATGCTGATCCTGCCGGTGAAGCGCGTAGCGCCGCCGCTCTCCAAGGCCGATGGGCAGCCGTCCGGGGGACAGCCATGA
- a CDS encoding glycosyltransferase family 2 protein, with product MNQATTYQDAPVALTADSAFPVMHGGPEVTIVIPTLNERANIGLLVARLRQSLARIDWEVVFVDDDSKDGTILAVHDIAAGDHRVRGIRRIARRGLAGACLEGILSSSAPIVAVMDGDLQHDETCLPAMLAMLQGGEADLVIASRYGSDGSAQGGFTRLRSSVSRLATYLARLLLRTPIHDPMSGFFMLRREIVDAVAPRLSRQGFKILLDIVASSSTAIRIKEIPYVFAPRLHGQSKLDSLVALEYAGLLVAKMSGDLISTRFLAFGLVGSAGVVVHLAVLHALLPHGLSFVVAQTAAMFTAMAFNYTLNNAFTYRDQRRRGWRFLTGLLMFAALCSFGVVAGVGVSTLLYSGHSRWWVAGLAGAIVGSAWNYITNSAITWRRQ from the coding sequence ATGAACCAGGCCACCACCTATCAGGACGCCCCCGTGGCGTTGACGGCGGACAGCGCGTTCCCCGTCATGCATGGTGGCCCGGAAGTGACGATCGTCATTCCGACGCTGAACGAGCGCGCCAACATCGGCCTGCTGGTGGCCCGGCTGCGGCAATCGCTGGCGCGCATCGATTGGGAAGTGGTCTTTGTCGATGACGACTCGAAGGACGGCACGATCCTGGCGGTTCATGATATTGCCGCTGGCGATCACCGGGTTCGCGGCATCAGGCGCATTGCTCGGCGAGGCCTCGCCGGAGCTTGCCTTGAGGGCATCCTGTCGAGCTCGGCGCCGATCGTCGCCGTGATGGACGGTGACCTGCAACACGACGAAACATGCCTGCCCGCGATGTTGGCGATGCTGCAAGGCGGTGAGGCCGACCTGGTGATTGCCAGCCGTTACGGGAGCGACGGCAGCGCCCAGGGCGGATTCACCAGGCTGCGGTCGAGCGTCAGCCGGCTGGCGACGTATCTTGCGCGTCTGCTGCTGAGAACGCCGATCCATGATCCGATGAGCGGGTTCTTCATGCTGCGCAGGGAAATCGTCGACGCGGTGGCGCCCCGGCTGTCGCGGCAAGGTTTCAAGATCCTGCTCGACATTGTCGCGTCTTCGTCAACCGCCATCAGGATCAAGGAAATCCCTTACGTGTTTGCGCCGCGGCTGCACGGACAGAGCAAGCTCGACTCCCTGGTCGCGCTTGAATATGCCGGCCTGCTGGTCGCGAAAATGTCGGGAGACCTGATCTCCACGCGCTTCCTTGCCTTTGGCCTGGTCGGGTCCGCCGGCGTTGTCGTCCATCTCGCGGTCCTGCATGCATTGCTGCCGCACGGCCTGTCGTTTGTCGTCGCCCAGACAGCAGCCATGTTCACGGCGATGGCCTTCAACTACACGCTGAACAACGCCTTCACCTATCGCGACCAGCGCCGGCGCGGCTGGCGGTTCCTGACCGGCCTGCTTATGTTCGCGGCGCTTTGCAGCTTCGGCGTCGTGGCCGGTGTCGGCGTGTCGACGCTTCTCTACAGCGGCCACTCACGCTGGTGGGTCGCCGGCCTTGCCGGCGCAATCGTGGGCTCGGCATGGAACTACATCACCAACTCCGCAATCACCTGGCGCCGCCAATAG
- a CDS encoding saccharopine dehydrogenase family protein has translation MNNIVIVGAGKIGSTIAGMLAATGDYHVALVDRSAAQLAAAEVPAGVETLELDIAAVGALEAALAGKFAVLSAAPFHLTTRIAEAAASAGVHYLDLTEDVVSTRRVKELARSGKSAFIPQCGLAPGFISIVANDLASRFDTLESVRMRVGALPQYPSNALNYNLTWSTDGVINEYCEPCEAIVEGELVEVPPLEEREEFSLDGVTYEAFNTSGGLGTLAETLKGKVRTLNYRTIRYPGHAAIMKALLNDLGLRHRRDVLKDIFESALPATLQDVVIVFVTVSGRRNGRLLQETYANKIYSQRVGNQVRSAIQITTASGICAVLDMLADGSLPATGFVKQEEIALDAFLANRFGRAYAQHEMVSRLAS, from the coding sequence ATGAACAACATCGTTATCGTCGGCGCCGGCAAGATCGGCTCGACCATTGCCGGGATGCTCGCCGCGACGGGCGACTACCATGTTGCCCTTGTCGACCGCTCGGCGGCGCAGCTCGCCGCAGCCGAAGTGCCCGCCGGCGTCGAGACGCTCGAACTCGACATCGCGGCGGTCGGCGCGCTCGAAGCGGCGCTCGCCGGCAAATTCGCGGTGCTCAGCGCCGCCCCCTTCCATCTCACCACGCGCATCGCCGAGGCGGCGGCCAGCGCCGGCGTGCACTATCTCGACCTCACCGAGGACGTCGTCTCGACCCGTCGCGTCAAGGAACTGGCGCGTTCGGGCAAGAGCGCCTTCATTCCGCAATGTGGCCTGGCGCCGGGCTTCATCTCCATCGTCGCCAACGATCTCGCCAGCCGTTTCGACACGCTCGAAAGCGTGCGCATGCGCGTCGGAGCCTTGCCGCAATACCCGTCCAACGCGCTGAACTACAATCTGACCTGGAGCACCGACGGCGTCATCAACGAATATTGCGAGCCCTGCGAGGCGATCGTCGAGGGCGAGCTGGTCGAAGTGCCGCCGCTGGAGGAGCGCGAGGAATTCTCGCTCGACGGCGTCACCTACGAGGCCTTCAACACGTCTGGCGGGCTGGGCACCTTGGCCGAGACGCTGAAGGGCAAGGTGCGCACGCTGAACTACCGCACCATCCGCTATCCCGGCCATGCCGCGATCATGAAGGCGCTGCTCAACGATCTCGGCCTGCGCCACCGCCGCGACGTGCTGAAGGACATTTTCGAAAGTGCTTTGCCGGCGACGCTGCAGGACGTGGTCATCGTCTTCGTCACCGTATCCGGCCGCCGCAATGGCCGCCTGCTGCAGGAAACCTACGCCAACAAGATCTATTCGCAGCGCGTCGGCAACCAGGTGCGCAGCGCCATCCAGATCACCACGGCGTCCGGCATCTGCGCCGTGCTTGACATGCTGGCCGACGGCAGCCTGCCGGCGACCGGTTTCGTCAAGCAGGAAGAGATCGCGCTGGATGCATTTCTGGCCAACCGCTTTGGCCGGGCGTATGCACAGCACGAGATGGTAAGCCGGCTGGCGAGCTGA